Part of the Quercus robur chromosome 5, dhQueRobu3.1, whole genome shotgun sequence genome, cgcgtgctcagaggctagtttcTTTTAAGAGGCTGTTCCAAGCAGTAAAGTCACCCGTCTCATTTCTCTTTTCATAGCATTATTTTTCGGATTCATATCCCGTGCAATACCCGAATGGGATGCAATAGCTTTAATATCAGCCATAGATTAAATCCAATGCTCAAAATATTGATATGTTCTCTGTCCAAGCTGGCAATCCGCATGCCCAtctatttctcttctctttttcagttttcacttaGCAACAGTTTACCCAAATGATTTCAGAaaaattctctctcctctcttttttctctctcactctttcacTTCCACCAGCggtttttctctctttaccTCCCTCTCCCTAACGCTCCTCTCTTGGTCTGTCGGATTACCCTGAAACCCACAAATCTCTTTCCCCACCACCGCCCACAGTATTCTCTGAAACCCACACTATGCTCTGAAATCTTCTAAAAGCAGTAGATGGTGTCAATCAACTGCTTGTTGTTTGTCTCCGTTGAAGTCCGACTGTTTTGGGTATGGTTGattggtttggatttttgggtttcaaatGAATGGCAGTTTACAGACTTGAGGGTTGATGTCAAAATGGGTTTTGATATGAgcatgtgttttattttattgagtaaataCTAAATACTAAAATGCATGTCATTGTGTGCGTGAGTGATCGAGTGTGAGTGAAATTTGTATTTATGCTTAAATTAGTGTAAACACATGGAGTAGACTACCGGCCTTAAAATCTGAGAATGTGAAGGGTTAGTTCTATGAAATAACCTTgtcgtttttgttttttttttttttcctttgctctGATCTTTGTTATTATCTTGCTTCTTTGCTCTGATTTTTGGGCGGGGGTGAGGTTAAAATGTGAGGCGTttgattaaaaaagtaaaaaaaatggtttagtttggcttttaaacaatttttaaaattactttATATGATTTTGAACTAGTTtaggtttatattttttttgtttagactAAGTACATTTTGGTTAGCTTCTAAATACAATCATACACAAGGACCTTAGAGGTACGTGGATTATGCATATTTAAGTTCAATTTGATACAGTAAAGAAGCTTGGCCTAAGAAAATTAGACGCAGCAATGGAATAAAGATGGATTTGCACATATAATATGAAGAGAtgagcaaagaaaaagagaatgttaacctttttaatttttttttctccttgatGGTTGATTTAGGGATGTAATCTCACAAGTATACTTGTTTTGGTGGTCCTAGttaaaaagaggggaaaaaggaacacacacacacacacaaagaggCTTTGGAGAGAGATTGTGTGTATTTCAGGATAATATGCATAGGGTATTTTGTGACAGAGTTGAGACTATTGAAAATGACAAATTGGGTGATAATGTTACTTCAATTATGACTACTATATGGTTTCTGAAAAATTACTTCGATATTGATTTTTCAGATTATGGTGTGTCTTCATATGATTTAGGAACTGGTTTTGGTCATTTTGCTATTGCAACTCCAGATGTaagtttcatttttatattcttgGAAGTTTGTTGATGTAATTTCTGTTTTAGTGTTGAGGCTGAATTATGCATTCCTTGAACATTGAGGTTTACAAATTGGCTGAAGACATCCGAGCCAAGGGTTGTGTTGTCACTAGAGAGCCTGGTCCTGTTAGAGGTGGACAACCTGTTATTGCCTTTGTGAAGGATCCTGATGGTTATGTTTTTGAGCTTATCCATAGAGGTCCAACTCCTGAGCCACTCTGTCAAGTAATGCTTCGTGTTGGTGATTTGGAAACTGTTGGCACCATCTATTTTAAGTGAATCTTTGCCCGTGGATGTGTATATTTTATTAGAACTCTTGTTATCATTATTATGTTCTTGTAATCAAAGTTTTCATTTCAATATAAGTTTTCAGTCTTGGATCAAATCCTTTTCTTGTTTATCTTTCGTCTCATGTATCAATTTGTGATTGTAATGCAACATCAAAATTGTTCTACTAGTTCAACTTGAAGCattagatattaaaaataaaatcacacaATCAATTACATTCTCAAAATAATATCATGAAAGGATAAAACATGTTAGTAttgcctcaaaaaaaaaaaaggataaaacaTGTTAGTACATTCTCTTGGTTTGAACTCTACATTCTTGTAAGATTgttgtataaataaataaggaaactCTTGCGTCAAAATTAGAGAATACATTCAATGTTAATAGAAAAGAACTACGCTATccctcaaccaaacaaaaaccttTTGATGAAGATAAAGCCCAGGTCGTTAACTGTAGCCCAATATTTAAGAATGTGCTTGAGTAGCCGATAGCTTGTGCTATGTCTCCAACATCACTACAGCTCCCTCCAAAGATGGCCTTTGGTTGTGTCTAAATTTTCTCAAAGTAAGCTTTATTCTTGCATTCCAGATTAGACGTAGTAGCTCATTGTTTTAGCTCCCTTTTTGACAGTTTCTCCACCATCAGCAAAAAGCTGGAAAAAGTTCAAGCTTTCCATTGCTGCATTAGCCTAGGTTGACTTCAAGATACATGGTGCTTCAATTGATCATGGAATGTTTCAAAAGCTTTTCTCAACAGATACATTAAACTTTTGGCCAGTAAAggctaaatttttttcctattaacAAGAAAACAAGGGACATACGGTCATTACTCCATATAACATTTCAGCCTCAGTAaatgaaaacataaaacaaactAGGCTATTCATATGATCAACTATGCCTAACAAATTAGTTGCAATTCTTGTTTTATGGTACAAATCAGAACCGTATCTCAATAACATAGAAATGTCCAAGTAGAATCAAAGTTCATCTAGAAATACTTGATGTTTTATTAGAAGAAAAACAGAATCACCCAATTTTGGAAgattatttcaaataaaaaacccaaaatattttgGACATGCACtaacaaacatataaaaatcTGTAATTTATTGCTTAACATTTGGGCAAAACTTGTAAAGTATGACTAGTGACAATTCAAGACAACAAAAAGTTTCCTCACAACTTCACCTTTCAAGAGCCATAGTTTGTATGTATAAAATGAACTACAACATGCCAAATATATTATCCTACTAGAATAATACACAACTGGATAATCAATCCAAATTTAGGGAAAAAGAACATGTACTTAAGTAAACTTAGaaggacaaaaaagaaaaatattttttagaataccTCATGACCAAGCAACAGAATTTCTAGCTAATGTCAAAGAGGAAAAACCTCCTAAAATTGCTCAAGAGGCACCACAAACAAAAGGCTCAGTGCAAAAGAGGTGGTGAAGCGATTTTTTCTATTTCCTTGTAATCAACTACATCTTAATCCGAATTAGCAAGGTTTAAAATCTTTGTAAAGAATCAAAATGGCAAACCAAATATACAACTATATAAAACCAATATTTCAAGGATTCCAGTCTTTAAAGTACTTACAAGTGAGCAACTTCTGTTGTCTTCTTCCCAAAAACATAGCTCGCCAGAACATCCTCCATTCCTACATCACAGCAATTAAGCAATTAAGATTAAAGAAATTAACCTTCAAGTTTAAAGCAATTAAGCTTCATTTTACGAAAAGTTATCAAATTTACAACAAAAGCCCAGATTTTTCTATGTTTAGTTTTCTTGaagcaaaaattgaatttttagcATAAAACTCAAATGGCCAACCACTACTGACACTCTGTATTGTTAGGTAggacaaagaaaatgaaaatagagcAATTTTTATCATATGGGACACTTCAAAAATTAACGATTCCACTTAATTAGACTCCAAAAACTTCATTGCCTATTTGAAATTCTTCTTCACTACCATTAAATTATCTTATACATAAcgactcttaaaaaaaaaaaaaaaatcttatacatAACAAACACGCACAGAAATATATAGGAAgcggaagagggaaaaggggaaCCAGAAAGAGGAGGACAAAGGGGATTTTCCGACGAGACAATGGCCAAGTACCGTCGGAACCACCGATCCGGCCGGTGGCTTCGTTGCTTCAGAGAGACCTTCACTCCATGAGAGTTGGGACTTGGGACAGCTTCACACACGAGAAAGAGGgaggaagttttttttgttgaagagCGAGATGGGTCTTCTTCGTCGGCGTCGGAATCGGACGAGCTTGAAGCTTCGCCGGAGCTTTGGAAGAATAGTAACTCTACTGGGTTCTCGAAGCAATGGAGGTTCAGAGAATTGGTTCATCGAAGCGACAGTGATGGAAAAGAGAGAAGCTTGGCCTTGTGTGGACTGGTACCGGGCTGCTGTGACAATGGAT contains:
- the LOC126724777 gene encoding lactoylglutathione lyase GLX1-like yields the protein MHRVFCDRVETIENDKLGDNVTSIMTTIWFLKNYFDIDFSDYGVSSYDLGTGFGHFAIATPDVYKLAEDIRAKGCVVTREPGPVRGGQPVIAFVKDPDGYVFELIHRGPTPEPLCQVMLRVGDLETVGTIYFK